The genomic region CGTACTTCCTTCTCCAGACGACCGATTTTGCGGTCCAGCGAAATCAAAAAAAACAGCAGTCCGGCCAGTACCACGGTAATGACGGCCACTACCACGTAAATTTTGCCACTCTGGCGCAGAGCATCGGCCATTTCCGGCTCGTCGGCGGTTTGCGCGGCGGCGTGTAGTACCGGCAGCAGCAGCGCAATAAGCAGCGAAACCATCCGCATCCCCC from Hymenobacter aerilatus harbors:
- a CDS encoding CcmD family protein; the encoded protein is MVSLLIALLLPVLHAAAQTADEPEMADALRQSGKIYVVVAVITVVLAGLLFFLISLDRKIGRLEKEVRD